Proteins encoded together in one Bacteroidales bacterium window:
- the pckA gene encoding phosphoenolpyruvate carboxykinase (ATP), whose protein sequence is MENQAKQNELDLSQYGIKDVKQIYRNLSYEELYKHETNPNLEGLEKCFITSAGAVNVDTGIFTGRSPKDKYIVFEETSKDNIWWAGPNRKGSDNKPISENVWEDLYETGINQLSGKSLYITDVFCGANENSRIKVRFVAEVAWQSHFVKNMFIRPTEKELENFKPDFVVFNACKVTNPKWKEHKLNSEVFVAFNLKEKKAVIGGSWYGGEMKKGIFSVMNYFLPLKGIASMHCSANMGKGGDTAIFFGLSGTGKTTLSADPNRLLIGDDEHGWDDDGVFNFEGGCYAKCIDLSKEKEPDIYNAIKKDAILENVVYDAKTGVINYKDGSKTENTRASYPLYHIENIVKPISKGSHPKNIIFLTADAFGVLPPVAKLTKDQTMYHFLTGYTAKVAGTERGIIEPSPTFSSCFGAAFLLLHPTVYAQELAKKVEKYGANAYLVNTGWIGGAYGIGKRIDIVATRGIITAILDDSINNAEFEELPIFKLQIPKSLKGVDTKILNPRNSWTDKAAYDSQAKMLGQKFIDNFKNFTDNEEGKRLESEGPQL, encoded by the coding sequence ATGGAAAATCAAGCAAAACAAAACGAATTAGATTTATCTCAATATGGGATAAAAGATGTAAAACAAATTTATCGCAATTTGTCTTACGAAGAACTCTATAAACACGAAACAAATCCCAATCTTGAAGGTTTGGAAAAGTGTTTTATAACCAGCGCCGGTGCAGTAAATGTTGATACTGGTATTTTTACGGGCAGGTCGCCAAAAGACAAGTATATTGTTTTTGAAGAAACTTCAAAAGACAATATCTGGTGGGCGGGACCTAATCGCAAGGGCTCTGACAACAAACCAATTTCGGAAAATGTGTGGGAAGATTTATATGAAACCGGCATAAATCAACTCAGCGGTAAATCGCTTTATATTACAGATGTTTTTTGCGGTGCAAATGAAAATTCGAGAATTAAAGTTAGGTTTGTTGCAGAAGTTGCATGGCAATCACATTTTGTAAAAAACATGTTTATCAGACCAACTGAAAAAGAACTTGAAAATTTCAAACCCGATTTTGTTGTGTTCAATGCTTGTAAAGTTACAAACCCCAAATGGAAGGAACATAAACTGAACAGTGAAGTTTTTGTTGCATTTAATTTAAAAGAAAAAAAAGCAGTTATTGGCGGAAGCTGGTATGGCGGAGAGATGAAAAAAGGAATTTTTTCGGTTATGAATTATTTTTTACCGTTGAAGGGAATTGCATCAATGCATTGCTCTGCAAATATGGGTAAGGGTGGAGATACAGCAATATTTTTCGGTTTGTCGGGAACAGGAAAAACAACATTATCTGCCGACCCCAACCGGCTTTTAATCGGCGATGATGAACATGGCTGGGATGATGACGGTGTGTTTAACTTCGAAGGTGGATGCTATGCAAAATGTATTGACCTCAGCAAAGAAAAAGAACCCGATATTTACAATGCAATTAAAAAAGATGCAATTCTTGAAAACGTTGTTTATGATGCAAAAACAGGTGTGATAAATTATAAAGATGGTTCAAAAACAGAAAACACACGAGCATCATATCCTTTGTATCATATTGAAAACATTGTGAAACCTATTTCAAAAGGTTCACACCCAAAAAATATTATTTTTCTTACCGCTGATGCTTTTGGTGTTTTGCCGCCTGTTGCTAAACTCACAAAAGACCAGACAATGTATCATTTCCTTACAGGATACACTGCAAAAGTTGCAGGAACAGAAAGAGGAATTATTGAACCGTCACCTACATTTTCGTCTTGCTTTGGTGCAGCATTTTTATTATTGCATCCTACAGTTTATGCACAGGAACTTGCAAAGAAAGTAGAGAAATACGGAGCAAATGCATACCTTGTAAACACGGGCTGGATTGGCGGTGCCTACGGTATTGGAAAAAGAATTGATATTGTTGCAACAAGAGGAATCATAACTGCAATACTTGATGACTCTATTAATAATGCTGAATTTGAAGAATTGCCAATATTCAAACTTCAAATACCGAAAAGTTTAAAAGGAGTTGATACGAAAATTTTAAATCCGCGTAATTCATGGACTGACAAAGCAGCTTATGATTCACAGGCAAAAATGCTCGGTCAGAAATTTATTGATAATTTCAAAAACTTTACCGACAATGAAGAAGGAAAACGTTTGGAATCAGAGGGTCCGCAATTATAA
- a CDS encoding SAM-dependent methyltransferase, which produces MKGTIFLIPTTLGNATIDKVLPLFNKNVINELDYFIVEEVRTARRFLKEMGYKKIFDEVTFFVLNEHTKHEEISDFLVPAEEGKSIGIISESGCPAVADPGASIVSLAHKKNIRVIPLIGPSSILLSLMASGFNGQNFAFLGYLPVEKNSRIKKIKEIERDVYNKNQTQIFIETPYRNHNLLSDILSSCRNDTMLCIACDITLSTEFIKTKTISEWKKSLPDINKRPAIFLLYKN; this is translated from the coding sequence ATAAAAGGTACAATATTTTTAATTCCCACAACTCTTGGTAATGCCACTATAGACAAAGTATTACCGTTATTCAATAAAAATGTAATTAACGAACTTGATTATTTTATTGTTGAGGAAGTTCGCACTGCACGAAGGTTTTTGAAAGAAATGGGATACAAAAAAATTTTTGATGAAGTAACTTTTTTTGTTCTCAATGAACATACAAAGCACGAGGAAATATCCGACTTTCTGGTACCTGCAGAAGAAGGTAAAAGTATCGGAATAATTTCAGAATCGGGCTGTCCTGCTGTTGCCGATCCGGGAGCATCCATTGTCAGCCTTGCTCATAAAAAAAATATCAGAGTAATTCCTTTAATAGGACCATCTTCAATTTTGCTTTCACTTATGGCATCGGGATTTAATGGACAGAATTTTGCTTTTCTCGGTTATTTGCCGGTTGAAAAAAATTCAAGAATAAAAAAAATAAAAGAAATAGAAAGAGATGTTTACAATAAAAATCAAACACAAATTTTTATCGAAACTCCTTATCGCAATCACAATTTACTGAGTGATATTTTAAGTTCCTGCCGTAATGACACAATGCTTTGCATTGCTTGTGATATAACCCTATCAACTGAATTTATTAAAACAAAAACCATTTCTGAATGGAAAAAATCATTACCTGATATCAACAAACGTCCTGCAATATTTTTGCTTTATAAAAATTAA
- a CDS encoding nitrous oxide-stimulated promoter family protein, with amino-acid sequence MNLKEKSIRDEIATIKAMVLIYCKKKHKKNIDDCEECKELIEYAINKIQKCPHEVKPKCNNCKIHCYKNEMREKTKLIMRYSGKKIIYKHPILAIKHFMH; translated from the coding sequence TTGAATTTAAAAGAAAAATCAATACGCGATGAAATTGCTACAATAAAAGCAATGGTTTTGATTTATTGTAAAAAAAAACACAAAAAGAATATTGATGATTGCGAAGAATGCAAAGAGCTTATTGAATATGCAATTAATAAAATTCAGAAATGTCCGCATGAAGTAAAGCCGAAATGCAATAACTGCAAAATTCATTGTTATAAAAACGAAATGCGTGAAAAAACGAAACTGATAATGAGATATTCCGGTAAAAAAATCATATACAAGCATCCTATACTGGCAATTAAACATTTTATGCATTAA
- a CDS encoding RNA methyltransferase yields MQKSKELIKFLSQFITENRKNKFEEIIKLRTKHITVILEDIFQPHNASAVLRSCDCFGIQDVHIIENKNKYKVNPDVALGSANWLTLHHYNEQKNNTLYCINKLKKNGYKIIATTPHENNCELDDFKVDKKFALLFGTEMKGLSEDAINNADEFLKIPMYGFTESLNISVSAAICLHHLTLKLRKSLVKWQLAEKEIDEIFLQWVRNSLKNHELLEKEYKKRGFN; encoded by the coding sequence ATGCAAAAATCAAAAGAATTAATAAAATTTTTATCTCAATTCATCACCGAAAACAGGAAAAATAAATTTGAAGAAATAATAAAGCTTCGTACAAAGCACATTACTGTTATTCTTGAAGATATTTTTCAACCACACAATGCAAGCGCTGTTTTGCGTTCATGCGACTGCTTTGGTATTCAGGACGTTCATATTATAGAAAATAAAAATAAATACAAGGTAAATCCCGATGTTGCTCTGGGCTCGGCAAATTGGCTTACACTTCATCATTACAATGAACAAAAAAATAATACTTTGTATTGCATAAATAAACTCAAAAAAAACGGATACAAGATTATTGCAACAACACCTCACGAAAACAACTGTGAGCTTGACGATTTTAAGGTTGACAAAAAATTTGCTTTGCTGTTTGGAACTGAAATGAAAGGTTTGTCGGAAGATGCAATAAATAATGCCGATGAATTTTTGAAAATTCCGATGTACGGATTTACAGAAAGTTTGAATATTTCAGTATCTGCTGCAATATGTTTACATCACCTGACTTTAAAACTTAGAAAATCTCTTGTAAAATGGCAGCTTGCTGAAAAGGAAATTGATGAAATATTTCTCCAATGGGTCCGCAATTCATTGAAAAATCATGAATTATTGGAAAAAGAGTATAAAAAAAGGGGATTTAATTAA
- a CDS encoding 30S ribosomal protein THX, with translation MGKGDKKSRRGKIFMGSYGASRRRKKAKNSPFIKTATTVGKPKKQEVKETPVVVKAHEVVQPIETSMIVETTIIEEVVEIVKPNEIKVAEKTEKTQPKANKPKTEKKTEPKTEKAPKKEKADKEPKKEKSAKTEVKAKKEKK, from the coding sequence ATGGGAAAAGGTGATAAAAAATCTAGAAGAGGTAAAATATTCATGGGTTCTTATGGTGCCAGCAGAAGAAGAAAAAAAGCAAAGAACTCACCATTCATAAAAACTGCCACAACTGTTGGAAAACCAAAAAAACAGGAAGTAAAAGAAACTCCTGTAGTTGTAAAAGCGCACGAAGTTGTTCAACCTATTGAAACATCTATGATTGTTGAAACAACAATAATTGAGGAAGTAGTTGAAATTGTAAAACCCAATGAAATAAAGGTTGCTGAGAAAACTGAAAAAACACAACCAAAAGCAAATAAGCCAAAAACAGAAAAAAAGACAGAACCTAAAACAGAAAAAGCTCCTAAGAAAGAAAAAGCAGATAAAGAACCAAAAAAAGAAAAATCTGCTAAAACAGAAGTCAAAGCCAAAAAAGAGAAAAAATAA
- the pepF gene encoding oligoendopeptidase F: MKNYRFITKILLAFMIMLSVYGFSQDKKIPDYSLTERKDIPVEFTWKLEDLYPNLDAWKNDKEETKKIMNKVDELSKDWTSSPQKMLALLDLIDNVNLKAEKLSSYIQMSSDADMGNAIFQNLKGELQEMYVQFSSKLAFINADIIKLGKEKFASYLKAEPKLKPYDFRIYDILRSSAHILPEEQQRIVSLTNLFSDGPGNASSMLNNVEIPYPEVIMSNGQKVTLNLTNYLKYRKSKIADDRRLVWNTFWSNQKKFENTIAILLNTSTKKHFFNAQVNKFPDCLSSRLFEDNIDTSVYYQLLRSVHENLAPLHRYLELKKRMLGLDKFMYQDIYMSAVKNVDKKYTYEEAQKIIIEAMKPLGTDYTDVLKTAMENHWIDVYTNKGKQSGAYSQGVYGVHPYIKLNYNGEYNDVGTLSHELGHTMHSYYSNKTQHYEKSNYPIFIAEIASTFNEAMLLDYMLKNEKDDLFKLYILNNYLEDARNNLYRQAMYAEFELAIHKRVEEGKTLTSDWMDKKYLEFAYEYYGQSKGIIEIPDLVGIEWTRVPHLYYNFYVYQYSTGVISSMALCNMVINGGENEKNKYLDLLKSGGSDYAIPLLKKAGVDMTKKDAFNAAYKRFDYLVGEMEKLYEKLKSENKL; the protein is encoded by the coding sequence ATGAAAAACTACAGATTCATCACAAAAATTTTATTAGCATTCATGATAATGCTTTCTGTTTATGGCTTTTCACAGGATAAAAAAATTCCTGATTATTCATTAACAGAAAGAAAAGATATTCCGGTGGAATTTACATGGAAACTTGAAGATTTGTATCCTAATCTTGATGCTTGGAAAAATGACAAGGAGGAAACAAAAAAAATAATGAACAAAGTTGATGAGCTTTCAAAAGATTGGACTTCTTCACCTCAAAAAATGCTTGCATTACTTGACTTAATAGATAATGTAAATTTAAAAGCAGAAAAATTATCTTCTTATATTCAGATGTCGAGTGATGCCGATATGGGAAATGCAATATTTCAAAATTTAAAAGGTGAATTACAGGAAATGTATGTTCAATTCAGTTCGAAACTTGCTTTTATAAATGCTGACATAATTAAGCTCGGCAAGGAAAAATTCGCCTCCTATCTTAAAGCCGAACCGAAACTCAAACCTTATGATTTTAGGATATATGATATTTTACGAAGCAGTGCTCATATTTTGCCTGAAGAGCAACAACGAATAGTATCACTTACAAATTTATTTTCCGATGGTCCCGGCAATGCTTCAAGTATGTTAAATAATGTTGAAATCCCTTATCCTGAAGTTATAATGAGTAACGGACAAAAGGTAACATTAAATCTGACAAATTATTTAAAATATAGAAAATCCAAAATAGCTGACGACAGACGTCTTGTGTGGAATACATTCTGGAGTAACCAAAAAAAGTTTGAAAATACAATTGCGATTCTTCTTAATACTTCAACAAAAAAGCATTTTTTCAATGCACAGGTTAATAAATTTCCCGATTGTCTTTCGTCAAGATTATTTGAAGATAATATTGATACAAGCGTTTATTATCAACTTCTTCGTTCGGTACACGAAAATCTTGCTCCCTTGCATCGTTATCTTGAATTAAAGAAAAGAATGCTCGGACTTGATAAATTCATGTATCAGGATATTTATATGTCGGCAGTAAAAAATGTTGATAAAAAATATACTTATGAAGAAGCACAAAAAATTATTATTGAAGCTATGAAACCTCTTGGTACCGATTATACTGATGTTTTGAAAACCGCAATGGAAAATCATTGGATAGATGTATATACAAATAAAGGAAAACAAAGCGGAGCGTACTCGCAAGGTGTTTATGGAGTGCATCCTTACATAAAACTGAACTATAATGGCGAATACAATGATGTTGGCACACTATCACATGAACTCGGTCATACAATGCATTCTTATTATTCAAATAAAACCCAGCATTACGAAAAATCAAATTACCCAATATTTATTGCTGAAATCGCATCAACTTTTAACGAAGCAATGTTGTTGGATTATATGTTGAAAAATGAAAAAGATGATTTGTTTAAATTATATATTCTGAATAATTACCTTGAAGATGCGAGAAATAATTTATATCGTCAGGCAATGTATGCCGAGTTTGAACTCGCAATTCATAAAAGAGTTGAAGAAGGAAAAACCCTTACTTCCGATTGGATGGATAAAAAATATCTTGAATTTGCTTATGAATATTATGGACAAAGCAAGGGAATAATTGAAATACCAGACCTCGTAGGTATAGAATGGACAAGAGTTCCACATTTATATTATAATTTTTATGTTTACCAATATTCTACAGGAGTGATTTCTTCCATGGCTTTATGCAATATGGTTATTAACGGTGGAGAAAATGAAAAAAACAAATACCTTGATTTACTTAAATCGGGCGGAAGTGATTATGCAATTCCTTTGTTAAAAAAAGCCGGAGTTGATATGACAAAGAAAGACGCTTTTAATGCAGCTTATAAAAGATTTGATTATTTAGTTGGAGAAATGGAGAAACTTTATGAAAAATTGAAATCTGAAAATAAATTGTAA
- a CDS encoding methyltransferase, translated as MSEKYFRFKQFVINQENAAMKVGTDAVILGAYVNPQNAKKILDVGTGTGIIALMLAQKSDAVIDAVEIDKNSFLQAKENFENSKWEKRINVYNESFQEYSKKISFKYDIIVSNPPYFVNSYKSIFEEKNITKHNVNLSLNELIECSTNILDCSGIIYLIIPSDNLQKIVLLAEKEKLYCNEVLNIFPKPYSKPKRAVLKFEFVEKKLIEKKLTLENEERHDYTDEYKNFTRDFYLFL; from the coding sequence ATGTCCGAAAAATATTTCAGGTTTAAACAGTTCGTAATAAATCAGGAAAATGCTGCAATGAAAGTAGGTACCGATGCTGTGATTTTGGGTGCTTATGTGAATCCTCAAAATGCAAAAAAGATTCTTGATGTTGGTACCGGAACAGGTATTATTGCTTTAATGCTTGCACAAAAATCCGATGCTGTAATTGATGCTGTGGAAATTGACAAAAATTCTTTTCTTCAGGCAAAAGAAAATTTTGAAAATTCAAAATGGGAAAAAAGAATTAATGTTTACAATGAATCTTTTCAGGAATATTCAAAAAAAATTTCTTTTAAGTATGATATTATTGTTTCAAATCCTCCATATTTTGTAAATTCTTACAAATCGATATTTGAAGAAAAAAATATTACAAAACATAATGTAAATTTATCACTTAATGAATTGATTGAATGCAGCACAAATATTCTTGATTGCTCGGGAATAATATATTTAATAATTCCTTCTGATAATTTACAAAAAATTGTTTTGCTTGCAGAAAAAGAAAAATTATATTGTAATGAGGTTTTAAATATCTTCCCAAAACCATATAGTAAGCCCAAAAGAGCTGTTTTGAAATTCGAATTTGTTGAAAAAAAGTTAATAGAAAAAAAATTAACTTTAGAAAACGAGGAAAGGCACGATTATACTGATGAATACAAAAATTTTACAAGAGATTTTTATTTGTTTTTATAA
- a CDS encoding outer membrane beta-barrel protein — MKKNFLLILVFILLSTSLVFSQNIGRVRSRNFINQNWYININYGSLLFYGDIKQYDFYPVEQERKWGYGVIFGKSFNQTFSLQGQIISGELAGINRKKDRQFNADILEYSLNAVFDFTDMFCFLLLNKIDNSPKKVKLYAYIGAGYIDFRSILKTYNNEEFVAAEGYSNNGTVSEKMTTELIIPVGIGLNFRLSRALSFNIEGSFRNVNTDKLDVTVVPNSSKDKYEYFSLGLKYKFNLAKGYKTQL, encoded by the coding sequence ATGAAAAAGAATTTTTTATTAATATTAGTTTTTATATTGTTGAGTACTTCATTAGTATTTTCACAAAATATCGGCAGGGTGAGGTCTCGTAATTTCATTAATCAAAATTGGTATATTAATATTAATTACGGCTCTCTGCTTTTTTATGGAGATATCAAGCAGTATGATTTTTATCCTGTTGAACAGGAAAGGAAATGGGGATATGGCGTGATATTTGGTAAAAGCTTTAATCAGACTTTTTCATTACAGGGACAAATTATTTCAGGAGAACTTGCCGGAATAAACAGAAAAAAAGACAGACAATTTAATGCCGATATTCTTGAATATAGTTTAAATGCAGTATTTGACTTTACCGATATGTTTTGTTTTTTATTATTAAATAAAATTGATAATAGTCCAAAAAAAGTTAAATTATATGCATATATTGGCGCAGGATATATTGATTTCAGGTCAATTCTGAAAACTTATAACAATGAAGAATTTGTTGCAGCAGAAGGATATTCAAACAACGGGACTGTTAGTGAAAAAATGACAACCGAACTTATAATCCCTGTGGGAATTGGGTTGAACTTCAGATTATCAAGAGCATTGAGTTTTAACATTGAAGGTTCTTTTAGAAATGTAAATACAGATAAGCTTGATGTAACAGTTGTTCCCAACTCATCAAAAGATAAATACGAATATTTTTCGTTAGGGTTGAAATATAAATTTAATTTGGCAAAAGGATATAAAACACAACTATAA